Proteins encoded in a region of the Paenibacillus sp. E222 genome:
- a CDS encoding huazacin family RiPP peptide produces the protein MRGVLSVAVLFCQVKCVGTCAAACAADLVSPVADVFGFAAGEARFFSM, from the coding sequence ATGAGAGGAGTGTTAAGTGTGGCTGTATTATTTTGTCAAGTGAAGTGTGTAGGTACCTGTGCAGCAGCTTGTGCTGCTGACCTAGTATCGCCGGTTGCAGATGTGTTTGGCTTTGCTGCAGGGGAAGCAAGATTTTTTAGCATGTAA
- a CDS encoding DoxX family protein, which translates to MNRSVEIGLFFSRIMIGLIFVLHGWSKFQGGISGTVGFFESIGIPGFLASVVAIIELVGGAAMILGLGTRVFAALFIVVMGGVLLTAKVGQPFLSGTEFDYLLLAGSLTLLFTGSRFLAVDHFFSRQGNARQNVSA; encoded by the coding sequence ATGAATAGAAGTGTGGAGATTGGTTTGTTTTTCTCAAGGATTATGATTGGTCTCATCTTTGTATTACATGGTTGGAGCAAATTCCAAGGTGGAATTAGCGGTACAGTTGGATTCTTTGAAAGTATCGGCATTCCTGGTTTTCTCGCATCGGTTGTCGCAATCATTGAGCTGGTGGGTGGCGCAGCCATGATTCTGGGATTGGGAACACGTGTATTTGCTGCATTGTTCATCGTCGTGATGGGCGGGGTTCTGCTTACTGCCAAAGTGGGACAGCCGTTCTTGAGTGGTACCGAGTTCGATTACCTGCTGCTGGCGGGTTCATTGACACTACTCTTTACAGGCAGCCGTTTTCTGGCGGTGGATCATTTCTTCTCCAGACAAGGGAACGCTCGGCAGAACGTTAGTGCATAA
- a CDS encoding catalase — protein sequence MTERLTTNQGAPVGDNQNSRTAGRRGPTLLEDYHLLEKIAHFDRERIPERVVHARGAGAHGVFTLEKSMKAYTTADFLQEPGTETDVLVRFSTVIHGTGSPETARDPRGFAVKFYTREGNYDIVGNHLPVFFIRDAIKFPDMVHSLKPAPDTNIQDPARYWDFMTLSPESTHMMTWLFSDLGTPASYREMDGFGVHAFKWINAQGQVHYVKYKWESAQGVRGFSRQEAAEVQGQDFNHATRDLHEHIKNGQYPQWKLQVQLLKPEQMDDFAFDPLDPTKTWPEDVLPFQTIGTMTLNRNPQNFFAEVEQAAFSPSALVPGIEPSEDKLLQGRLFSYPDTQRHRLGPNYLQIPVNCPYAPVRNHQRDGFMNVNQDPSPVNYEPNSSGSSPEEAPEYRDSQAPLQGHVTREKIEKTDNYTQSGELFRSFTAVEQEHLLDNLINDLKAVPEQTQLRALCHFFQADGQLGGRLAHGLGVDISAFMPSQDRK from the coding sequence ATGACAGAACGCTTGACAACCAATCAGGGCGCACCCGTAGGTGACAACCAAAACTCCCGTACCGCAGGAAGAAGAGGCCCCACATTACTTGAGGATTATCATCTGCTTGAGAAGATCGCACACTTTGACCGTGAGCGTATTCCGGAACGGGTCGTTCATGCGAGAGGCGCCGGTGCACATGGCGTGTTTACACTGGAGAAGAGCATGAAGGCTTATACAACAGCGGACTTCTTGCAAGAACCAGGCACTGAGACGGATGTACTGGTGCGGTTCTCGACCGTCATTCACGGTACAGGTTCACCGGAGACAGCACGTGATCCACGTGGATTTGCCGTGAAGTTCTACACCCGGGAAGGGAACTATGATATTGTGGGGAACCACTTACCCGTCTTTTTCATCCGTGATGCCATAAAGTTCCCGGATATGGTTCATTCCCTGAAGCCTGCGCCGGATACGAATATCCAGGACCCTGCACGCTACTGGGACTTCATGACACTATCTCCCGAGTCGACTCATATGATGACCTGGTTGTTCTCCGATCTCGGCACACCAGCAAGTTATCGTGAAATGGATGGATTCGGCGTACACGCCTTCAAATGGATTAATGCTCAGGGGCAAGTCCATTATGTGAAATACAAGTGGGAATCGGCTCAAGGCGTACGAGGCTTCTCGCGTCAAGAGGCGGCTGAGGTGCAAGGACAGGATTTCAACCATGCCACCCGGGATTTGCACGAGCATATCAAAAACGGCCAATACCCGCAGTGGAAGCTGCAGGTACAACTGTTGAAGCCGGAGCAGATGGATGATTTCGCCTTCGATCCGCTCGACCCAACCAAGACTTGGCCGGAAGATGTACTGCCATTCCAGACGATTGGAACCATGACGTTGAATCGTAATCCACAGAACTTCTTCGCAGAAGTGGAGCAGGCAGCTTTTTCACCAAGTGCTCTGGTGCCTGGGATTGAGCCTTCTGAGGATAAATTGCTGCAAGGCCGTCTGTTCTCCTATCCGGATACACAGCGCCACCGGCTTGGACCGAACTATTTGCAGATTCCGGTGAACTGCCCTTATGCTCCGGTTCGCAATCATCAGCGTGATGGATTCATGAATGTGAATCAGGACCCGTCTCCGGTAAACTATGAACCGAACAGCTCGGGCAGCAGCCCGGAGGAAGCACCTGAATATCGCGACAGTCAAGCTCCGTTACAGGGTCATGTTACGCGTGAGAAAATTGAGAAGACCGATAACTATACGCAGTCAGGGGAGTTGTTCCGTTCATTCACGGCGGTTGAGCAGGAGCATTTGCTTGATAACCTGATCAATGACCTGAAGGCCGTACCGGAACAGACCCAGCTGCGTGCCTTGTGCCATTTCTTCCAGGCAGACGGACAGCTCGGTGGTCGTTTGGCCCATGGACTGGGTGTGGACATCTCCGCATTTATGCCATCACAGGATCGTAAATAA
- a CDS encoding ABC transporter ATP-binding protein — MGDYMKVLFVYMKQFKGKLMIAVSLLIVLSALSVIPALLIKNIFDKGISQSDFGYVVRLGLILAVIYIVKSTLNYLSNVVFTNVSQNILLNLRTDISSKLLNSPMDFFGLYSSGYLTSRLNEVNAIGGLISANTFKVILSFFELIATFIILININIKLTLILCLLMPVYYFISNRYLLSIHRISLDAAEKSSILNEKIQQSVQGIEEVKHLSVEDKETKKINTATKDLVNTSIKQSILYSVGIELIVLLGTLSSVLLIILGGRDVITSGMTLGGYMVFMNYLPKMYAPVQSISTTALTIQPALASLKRLHIFLDQVGEYDDDKNKVDSIHKVEFRNVSFRYNEEQEHVINNVKFSLSSGDKLLIKGENGSGKTTVFRLVTGLYQLKENNGDILINGVSIRTLDRRSLRKKVAVVSQKIYLFNNTIENNIKYGAEHIEVMEYEKVLRITGLDRIMESFPEKNNKMIEENGKNLSGGQIQRIAIARALLKGASVLLFDEAVSHMDHEGKNSIKELIQHQLSDHICLIIDHGKEFDDVCNKELMLEKPTAIHSEV, encoded by the coding sequence ATGGGCGATTATATGAAAGTTCTCTTTGTCTATATGAAGCAATTTAAAGGTAAGCTGATGATAGCTGTTTCATTGCTCATTGTTCTTTCGGCATTGTCTGTTATACCAGCTTTGCTTATAAAAAATATATTTGACAAGGGGATTTCACAGAGTGATTTTGGTTATGTCGTCCGCTTGGGGTTAATTCTAGCCGTCATTTATATTGTTAAAAGCACTTTGAACTATTTATCTAATGTGGTATTTACTAATGTTAGCCAAAATATTCTTCTGAATCTTCGTACAGACATATCTTCGAAACTGCTTAATTCACCAATGGACTTTTTTGGGTTATATTCAAGTGGGTATTTGACATCCAGACTGAATGAAGTTAATGCTATTGGTGGCCTCATTTCAGCAAACACATTTAAAGTCATACTAAGTTTTTTTGAATTGATTGCAACGTTCATTATCCTTATTAACATCAACATAAAATTAACATTAATTCTGTGTCTGCTGATGCCGGTATATTACTTCATATCTAACCGATACCTGTTATCCATACACCGTATTTCTTTAGACGCTGCAGAGAAGAGTTCAATCCTTAATGAAAAGATTCAGCAGTCAGTCCAGGGAATCGAAGAGGTTAAGCATCTTTCAGTAGAAGACAAGGAAACGAAAAAAATCAATACGGCTACTAAGGATTTGGTGAATACAAGTATTAAGCAATCTATTCTTTACTCCGTTGGTATTGAACTAATTGTCCTGTTAGGAACACTATCTTCTGTACTCTTAATTATCCTTGGGGGAAGAGATGTAATTACAAGTGGGATGACACTCGGGGGATATATGGTGTTTATGAATTACTTACCTAAAATGTATGCACCTGTTCAAAGTATATCAACAACTGCTCTGACGATACAGCCAGCATTAGCCAGCCTGAAAAGATTGCATATTTTCTTGGACCAGGTCGGTGAGTATGATGATGATAAGAACAAAGTAGACTCTATTCACAAAGTTGAATTTCGAAATGTGTCATTCCGGTATAATGAGGAACAAGAACATGTTATTAATAACGTTAAATTCAGTCTTAGTTCCGGGGATAAACTTCTCATTAAAGGGGAGAATGGCTCCGGGAAAACAACCGTTTTCAGGCTAGTTACGGGGCTTTATCAGCTCAAAGAGAACAACGGCGATATTCTGATCAATGGTGTGTCTATCCGTACACTTGATAGACGTTCTCTTCGTAAAAAAGTGGCTGTAGTTTCTCAAAAAATATATTTGTTCAATAATACAATCGAGAACAATATAAAATATGGAGCAGAACATATTGAAGTAATGGAGTATGAAAAAGTGCTTCGAATTACGGGGCTGGACAGGATTATGGAGTCGTTCCCGGAGAAGAATAACAAAATGATTGAAGAAAATGGAAAGAATTTATCGGGAGGGCAAATTCAAAGAATTGCTATTGCGAGAGCCTTATTGAAAGGGGCAAGTGTCTTGCTTTTTGACGAAGCAGTCTCTCACATGGATCATGAAGGGAAAAATAGCATCAAGGAATTGATCCAACATCAGTTGTCAGATCACATCTGTCTGATTATAGACCATGGCAAGGAATTTGATGATGTATGTAACAAGGAACTGATGCTGGAGAAACCGACGGCAATTCATTCGGAAGTTTAA
- a CDS encoding radical SAM/SPASM domain-containing protein, which yields MYFKLNPEIIIVKELDQYTLTDLISGKKAYFRGNDMMAFEELLSDRAIDLDLPEDHILHNLLEQNLGSIFEGKVFVEEIKTTRVTTLKYDKLVPFHLNRIVIELTGECNLNCKFCTESTIVYRSCGCKKWPNEQKMSFDKWRDVLKQAIKLGIKECFISGGEPLVEKELLQKVISFLTMHSINITLFTNATMLEQDMIHFIKRNNVSLALQLFGDDAEVYTRVTGDEEAYGKVKRAMEIIVKEQIPYTTSVIVCSLNEESVNRINNNSNENLQKIYIYPSNDFYSQKYLQEMYSPLSREFPINIQSVPYLKKYNNCLYGQIFVSSEGQVYPCMMMRQFKLGDLRSELLWEIFFRKSHKPFWEMSKTQIEGCSDCPKNLSCFDCRALDSFKSEKLNGMYYCERLNTGVKTCELK from the coding sequence ATGTACTTTAAATTGAATCCGGAAATTATAATAGTAAAGGAACTGGATCAATACACTTTAACGGATCTCATATCAGGAAAGAAAGCATATTTTAGAGGGAACGACATGATGGCATTCGAAGAATTATTAAGTGATAGAGCAATCGATTTGGATTTACCTGAAGACCATATACTTCATAACTTACTAGAACAGAATTTGGGATCAATATTTGAAGGGAAAGTATTTGTGGAAGAAATAAAGACAACCCGAGTAACAACATTGAAATACGATAAATTGGTACCGTTCCATTTGAATCGAATTGTTATTGAATTAACGGGGGAGTGCAACCTTAACTGTAAATTCTGTACCGAAAGTACTATTGTGTATAGATCTTGTGGCTGTAAAAAATGGCCGAATGAACAGAAAATGAGTTTTGATAAGTGGAGGGATGTACTGAAACAGGCTATTAAACTAGGGATTAAGGAGTGTTTCATTTCAGGAGGAGAACCTCTTGTTGAGAAAGAACTTCTACAAAAAGTAATCTCATTTCTGACTATGCACAGCATTAATATAACTTTGTTTACAAACGCTACAATGCTTGAACAGGATATGATTCACTTTATCAAACGGAATAACGTTTCACTCGCACTTCAGTTGTTTGGAGATGATGCGGAAGTATACACAAGAGTTACCGGAGATGAAGAAGCCTATGGGAAGGTTAAGCGGGCTATGGAGATTATCGTAAAAGAACAGATACCCTATACTACTTCTGTAATTGTATGCTCATTAAATGAGGAGTCTGTAAATAGAATTAATAATAATAGTAATGAAAACTTGCAAAAAATATATATATATCCATCTAATGATTTTTATTCACAGAAATATCTACAGGAAATGTACAGTCCCTTGAGTAGAGAATTTCCAATCAACATTCAGTCAGTACCGTACTTAAAAAAATATAATAACTGTCTATATGGACAAATATTTGTTTCCTCCGAAGGACAGGTCTATCCATGTATGATGATGAGACAATTCAAGTTGGGGGATTTACGCTCTGAGTTATTATGGGAAATATTTTTCCGCAAATCCCATAAACCATTCTGGGAAATGTCTAAAACACAAATTGAAGGTTGTTCAGATTGTCCAAAAAACTTATCTTGTTTTGATTGTAGAGCTTTAGATAGCTTTAAATCCGAAAAATTAAACGGCATGTACTATTGTGAGCGTTTGAATACAGGGGTTAAAACTTGTGAACTGAAGTGA
- a CDS encoding Fur family transcriptional regulator, translating into MRTLNLTIQRQAVYDVVRHSEDHPTAAEVMNRLVEQGYNLAYGTVYNSLRYLTDKELIRELKLGETASRYDARMDEHQHIMCEVCGKVDEVMTEVPPQWMKQVAEETGYAIDHAHVVFGGVCAECRNKRVK; encoded by the coding sequence GTGAGAACTCTAAATCTGACGATACAGCGTCAAGCTGTTTATGATGTAGTCCGTCATTCGGAAGACCATCCAACGGCAGCAGAAGTGATGAACCGTCTGGTGGAGCAAGGTTATAATTTGGCTTATGGTACAGTATATAATTCGCTCCGATATTTGACAGATAAAGAATTGATTCGAGAGCTCAAGTTGGGCGAGACAGCCAGTCGTTATGACGCCCGCATGGACGAACATCAACATATTATGTGTGAAGTATGCGGCAAGGTGGATGAAGTCATGACGGAAGTTCCTCCGCAATGGATGAAGCAAGTCGCGGAGGAAACCGGATATGCGATTGATCACGCTCATGTGGTCTTTGGAGGTGTCTGCGCGGAATGCAGAAACAAACGGGTCAAGTAA
- a CDS encoding M56 family metallopeptidase — MWKARSKLLFTVGFGIPLFVFMQMFMYAMYKIFGWDIPFNLLWLCNHWMSRLGWLSIGHVLMALVLLTFAGTGWLLFDRMIKTRAAVRKLRSMEDRAMSRKLEARYRHLRQPGFIVVDKPSPVAFTIGLWKPCIVLSTGLLTMLDAEEERAVVYHEVHHLWHRDPLKTTLLSVFSVMMPYIPVLKHTSKQYSIIREILADNEAIERTGNAAGIGSALLKLIRACPEPWRIRETAIQSSFADTSVNVRISRLLDPEQDVALTLPRYAVFISATVILLLSVLFVWSIG; from the coding sequence ATGTGGAAGGCCCGCTCGAAGCTGTTGTTTACCGTTGGGTTTGGCATTCCGTTATTCGTGTTCATGCAGATGTTCATGTACGCGATGTACAAAATATTCGGTTGGGACATTCCGTTTAACTTGCTCTGGCTATGTAATCACTGGATGAGCAGGCTGGGCTGGTTATCCATAGGGCATGTTCTTATGGCACTGGTGCTCCTGACGTTTGCTGGTACAGGCTGGCTGCTGTTTGATCGCATGATCAAGACACGTGCAGCGGTACGGAAGCTTCGGTCAATGGAAGATAGGGCCATGTCTCGGAAACTTGAGGCGAGGTACCGTCATCTGAGACAACCTGGATTCATTGTGGTGGACAAGCCGTCTCCAGTTGCATTTACGATTGGTTTGTGGAAACCCTGTATAGTGCTTTCCACAGGGCTGCTCACGATGCTGGATGCTGAAGAAGAACGAGCGGTTGTGTACCATGAGGTGCATCATCTGTGGCATCGTGATCCACTCAAGACGACATTGCTGTCGGTATTTTCCGTCATGATGCCTTATATTCCGGTGTTGAAGCATACTTCAAAACAATACAGTATCATTAGAGAAATTCTGGCTGACAATGAAGCGATTGAACGTACAGGGAACGCTGCGGGCATCGGTAGTGCACTGCTCAAACTGATCCGGGCTTGCCCTGAACCTTGGAGAATCAGAGAGACAGCTATACAATCATCTTTTGCCGATACTTCGGTGAATGTGCGGATTTCCCGTCTATTAGACCCGGAACAGGATGTTGCGCTGACGCTTCCCCGCTATGCGGTATTTATTTCTGCCACAGTGATTCTGCTGCTGTCTGTCTTGTTTGTTTGGTCAATTGGGTGA
- a CDS encoding BlaI/MecI/CopY family transcriptional regulator, with product MRIHNFKVGERGLNRFFGPLEAKIMDILWARPGSSIREVQTALEKDKDVNFNTVMTVMNRLVDKELLHKSQKGRTSLYHPVQSREEFMNDQSKELSHELVDEFGVLAVNHMLDALDEADAGLIERLEQKIKQWKKDSD from the coding sequence ATGAGAATACACAATTTTAAAGTGGGTGAGCGTGGGCTGAACCGGTTTTTCGGTCCGCTGGAGGCGAAGATCATGGACATTTTATGGGCGCGCCCAGGCAGCAGCATTCGCGAAGTGCAAACCGCACTAGAAAAAGATAAAGACGTTAATTTCAATACAGTCATGACGGTGATGAATCGTCTCGTGGACAAGGAGCTGCTCCACAAGTCACAGAAGGGCCGAACGTCACTGTACCATCCGGTGCAGAGCAGGGAGGAATTTATGAACGACCAATCCAAGGAATTGTCACATGAGCTGGTGGATGAATTCGGGGTACTTGCTGTGAATCACATGCTGGATGCGCTGGATGAAGCAGATGCAGGGTTGATTGAGCGTCTGGAGCAGAAGATTAAGCAATGGAAAAAGGATAGCGATTGA
- a CDS encoding pirin family protein, which translates to MINVIPSDSRSSFDRGWLRGNHSFSFGEYQDPENTAFGPMRVANDDIIAPGRGFGAHPHSDMEIVSIVLNGKLRHEDNLGNVAVTSFGGIQRMSAGSGMIHTEHNASDSEEVRILQLWFMPHTKGLEPSYETTSFDPDALAGALVPVVSPEGGARIASIQQDMTIYLGRLAAGQTLTYEQAEDRRMYIFAIEGKLGLNGEYQLNEGDTARVEQTTSMNLDASEDAFYMLIDLP; encoded by the coding sequence ATGATTAACGTCATTCCATCCGATTCCCGCTCCAGCTTCGACCGGGGCTGGCTGCGCGGCAATCACAGCTTTTCCTTTGGTGAATATCAGGACCCGGAGAATACTGCGTTTGGACCCATGCGGGTAGCTAACGACGATATAATTGCTCCTGGTCGTGGTTTCGGGGCACACCCGCATAGTGATATGGAGATTGTGTCTATCGTGCTGAACGGGAAGCTGCGTCATGAAGATAACCTGGGCAATGTGGCTGTTACATCATTTGGTGGAATTCAGCGCATGTCAGCAGGCAGTGGCATGATCCATACCGAACACAATGCCTCCGATTCTGAAGAAGTGCGTATACTTCAGCTCTGGTTCATGCCACATACGAAAGGGCTTGAGCCTTCTTATGAGACAACTTCTTTTGATCCAGACGCGCTTGCGGGAGCACTGGTACCTGTGGTATCCCCTGAAGGTGGGGCGCGTATCGCATCCATTCAACAGGATATGACCATCTATCTTGGCCGATTGGCTGCAGGCCAGACATTAACATATGAACAGGCGGAAGATCGCCGCATGTACATTTTTGCTATTGAAGGCAAGCTTGGCTTGAACGGAGAGTATCAGCTAAATGAAGGAGATACGGCTCGTGTGGAACAGACGACATCCATGAATCTGGATGCAAGCGAGGACGCTTTCTATATGTTGATCGATCTGCCCTAG
- a CDS encoding winged-helix domain-containing protein has product MQKQTGQVKINLSGRRLPLRVKPALTDPTPLVDNCPVTRRVILISPMPGQVHELVKALTDSCFDVLVFHRWEPDLHERLVFDLLIYDLSVAGTIDAFAGISSRLNREAEHATPCLYLVGEKMIGSASGPMLQEELLVWPARPQEALYRVQRMIGNSPAAPKRGFLPQEGQRIGFKDLWLDRERMSVHRNNDRIHLTKTEYDLLLKLIDAKGAVISREEMLSDIWETDFTGGSNVVDVHIKSLRKKLGDNAASPQYIVTVRGVGYRLAD; this is encoded by the coding sequence ATGCAGAAACAAACGGGTCAAGTAAAAATCAACCTGTCCGGTCGTCGTTTGCCGCTCCGGGTCAAGCCTGCCCTGACAGATCCAACTCCTCTTGTGGATAATTGCCCGGTTACAAGACGGGTCATTCTGATCAGTCCGATGCCCGGCCAAGTACATGAGCTGGTTAAGGCACTTACGGATAGCTGCTTCGATGTGCTGGTGTTCCACCGCTGGGAGCCTGATTTGCATGAACGGCTTGTATTTGATCTGTTGATCTATGACCTGTCTGTTGCTGGAACGATTGATGCTTTTGCGGGCATCAGCAGCCGTTTGAATCGTGAAGCGGAACATGCAACACCCTGTCTGTATCTGGTGGGGGAGAAGATGATTGGCAGTGCCAGTGGCCCGATGCTTCAGGAGGAATTACTGGTCTGGCCGGCACGTCCGCAGGAAGCGTTGTATCGTGTGCAACGCATGATCGGTAATAGCCCTGCAGCACCGAAACGCGGATTTCTTCCACAGGAAGGCCAACGCATCGGGTTCAAGGATTTATGGCTGGATCGTGAGCGGATGAGCGTGCACCGGAATAATGACCGCATTCACCTGACCAAGACAGAGTATGATCTGCTGCTGAAGCTGATTGATGCCAAAGGTGCAGTGATTTCCCGTGAGGAGATGCTCAGCGATATTTGGGAGACTGATTTTACGGGTGGAAGCAATGTGGTGGATGTTCATATCAAAAGCTTGCGCAAAAAACTTGGCGATAACGCGGCTTCGCCTCAATATATCGTAACGGTAAGAGGAGTGGGCTACCGCCTGGCGGATTAG
- a CDS encoding radical SAM protein — protein MITFLSKPLLFKTESAHYCFDNSTRIVIPLQQKEQDFLQRMDCGSQVENSYFLHNNLKSLLAKIKKYNLFQTDFHMPYIDKAYIENKLETEGIAHLCLIVTDSCNLRCKYCIYSDHYLFTKGYSNKFMDSSTAFKAVDYFMHVNLKSIQNNPNLSISLGFYGGEPLLNWELMKGTVEYVRNKYTEFFKNISFSLTTNASLLTESKIRYMLENNFSISVSLDGDRENHDRNRVTLNNKGTFDLVFKKLNLLEKMYREYLDKGDTPLPYGILVTFDNLTHFKQLDDFFEKNKEMDIRIQRVNRVSDLNTEYYNGVSQSDQSHLKERERFIRDLIEASKCERFESEATNFSKTILKSIIFEPMMNLAYNDNLMRGGCIPGIHKLAVDSDGKFHMCEKINPHYPVGDVNTGLDFSMQAKYMNQFFESLSECNNCNLKNICNLCYVTTETDGNGFKLKENFCRKFREGILNSLSTYYSIMETNPNLFMEIRE, from the coding sequence ATGATTACATTTCTATCTAAACCGCTACTTTTTAAAACAGAGAGTGCTCATTATTGTTTTGATAACAGTACGAGAATTGTAATACCTTTACAACAAAAAGAACAAGATTTTCTGCAAAGAATGGATTGTGGATCTCAAGTGGAGAATTCGTACTTTCTTCATAATAACCTCAAAAGCCTGCTGGCTAAAATAAAGAAGTACAATCTGTTTCAAACGGATTTTCACATGCCTTACATAGACAAAGCATACATTGAAAACAAACTGGAGACAGAGGGAATTGCCCACTTATGTCTTATAGTTACAGATTCCTGTAATTTAAGATGTAAGTATTGTATCTACTCTGACCATTACCTTTTTACAAAAGGCTATTCAAATAAGTTTATGGACTCTTCTACTGCCTTCAAAGCAGTGGATTATTTTATGCATGTAAATCTAAAGAGTATTCAAAATAACCCCAATCTAAGTATTTCTCTCGGATTCTATGGAGGAGAACCACTGTTAAATTGGGAATTAATGAAAGGAACTGTTGAATATGTGCGAAATAAATATACGGAATTTTTTAAGAATATTAGCTTCTCGTTAACAACAAACGCTTCCTTGCTAACTGAGTCCAAGATACGTTATATGTTGGAGAATAATTTTTCAATATCAGTTAGTTTAGATGGTGATCGTGAAAATCATGATAGGAATAGAGTTACGCTTAACAATAAGGGAACCTTTGATTTGGTCTTCAAAAAATTGAATTTATTAGAGAAAATGTATAGAGAATACTTAGACAAAGGAGATACACCACTTCCTTATGGGATTCTAGTTACTTTTGACAATTTGACTCATTTTAAACAATTGGACGATTTTTTTGAAAAAAACAAAGAAATGGATATCCGCATTCAGAGAGTTAATAGGGTAAGTGATTTAAATACTGAGTACTATAATGGAGTATCCCAGTCAGACCAGAGTCATCTGAAAGAAAGAGAGCGATTCATTAGAGACTTGATTGAAGCTAGTAAGTGTGAAAGGTTTGAATCTGAGGCAACAAATTTTTCAAAAACTATATTGAAAAGTATTATATTTGAACCGATGATGAATCTCGCCTACAACGATAATCTCATGCGAGGAGGTTGTATTCCAGGTATTCATAAACTTGCTGTAGACTCTGATGGGAAGTTTCACATGTGTGAAAAGATTAATCCGCATTATCCTGTTGGAGATGTCAATACAGGATTGGACTTCTCAATGCAGGCTAAATATATGAACCAGTTTTTTGAAAGCCTCAGTGAATGTAATAATTGCAACCTGAAGAACATATGTAATCTGTGCTATGTTACAACGGAAACAGATGGTAATGGCTTTAAACTTAAAGAAAATTTTTGCAGGAAATTTAGAGAGGGCATTCTAAATTCTTTGTCTACTTATTATTCAATCATGGAGACTAATCCAAATCTGTTCATGGAAATAAGAGAGTAG